A window from Candidatus Binatia bacterium encodes these proteins:
- the otsB gene encoding trehalose-phosphatase has protein sequence MTTSSALPSALNAIDSLLGQRQQIAVFLDYDGTLTPIVSRPEDAVLSDGMRETVLSVAARYPVVIVSGRGRRNVEALVGIDGLGYVGSHGFDILGPSGSSVAREIAANALPLLDTAEVELRQALEGIPGALVERKRFGIAVHFRLVADAAFGQIEQAVQNVLSTRDGLRRAEGKKVIELRPDVDWDKGCAVLWLLEELGLDDAHAIHIGDDLTDETVFAAVADRGTGIFVGNDDRPTAATFRLDDTKQVGEFLDRLTVA, from the coding sequence GTGACGACGTCTTCCGCTCTTCCCTCTGCTCTGAACGCGATCGATTCGTTGTTGGGGCAACGACAACAGATCGCGGTCTTTCTGGACTACGACGGAACCCTCACGCCGATCGTCTCGCGTCCCGAAGACGCGGTGCTGTCGGACGGGATGCGCGAGACCGTGCTGTCGGTCGCCGCACGGTATCCGGTCGTGATCGTGAGCGGCCGGGGGCGCCGAAACGTCGAGGCACTCGTCGGGATCGATGGGCTCGGATACGTCGGGAGCCACGGGTTCGACATCCTCGGACCGAGCGGGTCGAGCGTCGCTCGCGAGATCGCCGCCAACGCGCTGCCCCTCCTCGACACCGCAGAGGTGGAGCTTCGTCAGGCGCTCGAGGGCATCCCGGGAGCGCTCGTGGAACGCAAGCGCTTCGGGATCGCGGTGCACTTCCGCCTCGTCGCCGATGCGGCCTTCGGGCAGATTGAGCAAGCCGTGCAAAACGTTCTCTCCACTCGGGACGGCCTGCGGCGCGCCGAGGGCAAGAAGGTGATCGAGCTTCGGCCCGACGTCGACTGGGACAAGGGGTGTGCGGTGCTGTGGCTACTCGAAGAGCTCGGCCTCGACGACGCACACGCGATCCACATCGGCGACGATCTCACGGACGAGACGGTCTTCGCCGCCGTCGCGGACCGGGGCACGGGGATCTTCGTCGGCAACGACGATCGGCCGACGGCCGCGACATTCCGGCTCGACGATACGAAGCAGGTCGGAGAGTTCCTCGACCGGCTTACGGTCGCCTGA